One Thermus sp. CCB_US3_UF1 DNA window includes the following coding sequences:
- a CDS encoding CsgG/HfaB family protein, with protein sequence MLTTALINSNHFIVYERSILDQLQKEASLSNQGQQLQGAEILITGTITSFEPDAGGSRGGGGGLVGGLLGMLGGGQKKAYVAVDFRAVDVRTGAVVAAFRVEGEATDSDFGGLLGSLVPGAALGGALSQYQKTPMGKALAVMVGKAVEELIRRIPPSYFRYGPDGRPLPGRS encoded by the coding sequence ATGCTTACCACGGCCCTCATTAATTCAAATCACTTCATTGTCTACGAGCGTTCTATTCTTGATCAGCTTCAGAAAGAGGCTAGTCTAAGCAACCAAGGCCAGCAGCTCCAGGGAGCAGAAATTCTCATTACTGGTACAATTACCTCCTTTGAGCCAGATGCAGGAGGCAGTAGGGGGGGAGGCGGAGGTCTTGTGGGCGGCTTACTAGGGATGCTTGGCGGGGGGCAGAAGAAGGCATATGTAGCCGTAGACTTCCGCGCGGTGGACGTCCGTACAGGGGCTGTAGTGGCTGCTTTCCGTGTGGAAGGTGAGGCTACGGATAGCGATTTTGGTGGATTGTTGGGTAGCCTGGTTCCCGGAGCGGCCTTGGGTGGTGCGTTGAGCCAATACCAAAAGACGCCAATGGGTAAGGCGCTGGCAGTTATGGTGGGAAAGGCAGTAGAAGAGCTAATCCGCCGTATACCCCCTTCTTATTTCCGATATGGTCCAGATGGCAGGCCTTTACCAGGTCGGAGTTAA
- a CDS encoding GntR family transcriptional regulator yields the protein MQALGFRRPNQVREAVYGHLKALLLSGRFAPGERLSEPLLAQELGVSRTPVREALMRLAEEGLVELVPGKGARVRVFTLEEVEEVYGVRALLEGEAAREAALRATPWELAELEARLRAIDEAPAEDYPEQMRRDLEFHRGLVRLSGNKTLARLYEDLLSSLALVRSALPTLSQDEATREEHRAILEALRRRDPEGAKRAVEAHVARFRDLVVEALRRRV from the coding sequence ATGCAAGCCCTGGGTTTTCGCCGACCCAACCAGGTGCGCGAGGCCGTGTACGGCCACCTGAAGGCCCTCCTCCTCTCGGGCCGCTTTGCTCCTGGGGAAAGGCTTTCCGAACCCCTTTTGGCCCAGGAGCTGGGGGTTTCCCGCACCCCGGTGCGGGAGGCCCTGATGCGCCTGGCAGAGGAGGGCCTGGTGGAGCTGGTGCCGGGGAAGGGGGCTAGGGTCCGGGTCTTCACCCTGGAGGAGGTGGAGGAGGTCTATGGGGTGCGGGCCCTCCTCGAGGGCGAGGCGGCCCGGGAGGCTGCCCTTAGGGCCACCCCTTGGGAACTGGCCGAGCTGGAAGCCCGGCTGAGGGCCATTGACGAGGCCCCCGCGGAGGACTATCCCGAGCAGATGCGCCGGGACCTGGAGTTCCACCGGGGCCTGGTGCGCCTTTCCGGGAACAAGACCTTGGCCCGCCTCTACGAGGACCTCCTCTCCTCCTTGGCCCTCGTCCGGAGCGCCCTCCCCACCCTTTCCCAGGATGAGGCCACCCGGGAGGAGCACCGGGCCATCCTCGAGGCCCTAAGGCGGCGGGACCCGGAAGGGGCCAAGCGGGCGGTGGAGGCCCACGTGGCCCGGTTTCGCGACCTGGTGGTGGAGGCGCTTCGGAGGAGGGTATGA
- a CDS encoding proline dehydrogenase: MNLDLLYRQAVLSVAGNPRVEGLIKTRARSLVRRYVAGESLEEALRAAEGLERQGVHAILDLLGEMVRSEAEARAFQAGILELVRRVAERPWPKYVSLKPTQLGLDLSEGLALELLREILREAEPRGVFVRMDMEDSPRVEATLRLYRALREEGFSGVGIVLQSYLFRTEKDLLDLLPYRPNLRLVKGAYREPKEVAFQDKRLIDAQFLHLGKLALREGLYVAFATHDPRLIAEVKRYAEAMGFPKTAFEFQLLYGVRPEEQRRLAQEGYTVRAYVPYGRDWYPYLSRRIAERPENLFLVLRSLLGG, encoded by the coding sequence ATGAACCTGGACTTGCTCTATCGTCAAGCCGTGCTTTCCGTGGCGGGCAACCCGCGGGTGGAGGGGCTCATCAAGACCCGGGCCAGGAGCCTGGTGCGCCGCTACGTGGCGGGGGAGAGCCTGGAGGAGGCCCTCAGGGCGGCGGAGGGGCTGGAGCGGCAAGGGGTGCACGCCATCCTGGACCTCCTAGGGGAGATGGTGCGAAGCGAGGCCGAGGCCCGGGCCTTCCAGGCGGGGATCCTGGAGCTGGTGCGCCGGGTGGCGGAGCGGCCCTGGCCCAAGTACGTCTCCCTCAAGCCCACCCAGCTGGGGCTGGACCTCTCCGAGGGCCTGGCCCTGGAGCTCCTTAGGGAGATCCTCCGGGAAGCCGAGCCCAGGGGGGTCTTTGTCCGCATGGACATGGAGGACTCCCCCCGGGTGGAGGCCACCTTGCGCCTCTACCGGGCCCTGCGGGAGGAGGGGTTTAGCGGGGTGGGGATTGTTCTGCAAAGCTACCTCTTCCGCACGGAGAAAGACCTTCTGGACCTGCTGCCCTACCGGCCCAACCTCCGCCTGGTGAAAGGGGCCTACCGGGAGCCCAAGGAGGTGGCCTTCCAGGATAAGCGCCTGATCGACGCCCAGTTCCTGCACCTGGGGAAGCTGGCCCTAAGGGAAGGGCTTTACGTGGCTTTCGCCACCCACGACCCCCGGCTCATCGCCGAGGTGAAGCGCTACGCAGAGGCCATGGGCTTTCCCAAGACCGCCTTTGAGTTCCAGCTCCTCTATGGGGTACGTCCGGAGGAGCAGCGGCGCCTTGCCCAGGAGGGGTATACCGTGCGGGCCTACGTGCCCTACGGCCGGGACTGGTACCCCTACCTAAGCCGCCGCATCGCCGAGCGGCCGGAAAACCTCTTTTTGGTGCTCAGGAGCCTCCTAGGAGGCTAG